The region TCTTATTTGGCAGCCTTAATCGGAAAATAGAGTCTCTTGCAAATATCCAAAAAAAGTCGAATCGCAAGTTTGTGTCCTTTGTTGGGTGAACACTTTTAGCCTTCTACTTCACTCCGCTGGTGGATGGTAACTTGACCTTCACTCTGCCAACCTTGTTTAGAGGCACTAGATTGGGACACTACAGCCACTGAACACTGATATTAGGATAAACCTATAGAAAAAGTCAACAACTTGATACCATCAACTTGTTGTAGACTCATAATGCATCTCTAGATGATGGTCTCAAACTCTCCAATGCTTCACAATATCTACGCCCATCTCTGCTATCCACCGCAAGTCAACAAACCAAAGCGGGGTCCACAACAAGCTTCAACCGTAAACATCCCATCCTGAACATGAATCACCCACCCCAAAAACACACATGTGGCTCATCAACACGTCAACACTATCGCTAGAGCTCTTCTACAGCGATGCCACTCCCCCATACGCCATCCTCTCCCACACCTGGAGCCACGACGAGCTGTCCTTCCAGGAGTTCCGCGCCCTAAACGCAGACAACAAGCACAAGTTCGAACACAGAACAGGCTACCACAAAGTCATCAACACGTGCGAGCAAGCCCAAAAGGATGGACTCCCGTACATATGGATCGACACGTGCTGCATCGACAAGACTAGCAGCGCTGAGCTGACAGAGGCTATCAACTCCATGTACACATGGTACCAAGGGTCGGAAATCTGCTACGCTCACCTCGAGGATGTCGAAATCGGCAACCACAGTGACACTGGTGATACATCTGTATCCATAGACCAGGTTGACGCTGCGTTCCGTGAGTGTCGCTGGTTCACACGAGGATGGTGTCTACAAGAACTGTTGGCACCGCGGTGCCTCTGGTTCTACGATAAGCACTGGCGGGTAATTGGCCAAAGGGGCGATCTAAGTCGTATAATTTCTCGAATCACGGGCATTCCAGAAATGGTGCTCGCTTCCTCTCACGGGACACATATCCATGAGTTTCCCATCGCTACCCGTATATCCTGGATGGCGAGACGGCACACCACAAGGGTGGAAGACATGTCGTATAGCCTCCTGGGAATTCTGGACATCAACATGCCGATGCTCTACGGAGAGGGACAAAGAGCctttcaacgtcttcaagaagaagtcatCCGGAAATACAACGatctctccatcttcgcctGGACGCCTTCCACAATATCCCCCTCCGTGACATTTATCCCCGTACTCGCCCAAAGTCCATCAGACTTCACCAGAGACATCTCCCCAGACCAGGAAaacgacaacaccaacccagACGACCACCTCAACCACCGAGTCAACACACAATTCTCCCTCACAAACCAAGGCATCGTCTTCCCCTCCATTAAGCTCTACTCACAGCACCAACGGCCCCCCTTCCGGCACCACTACGTCCTCTACCTCAACCACCGCGACACTTCCTTCCGCAACGGCATCACCCGCCACAAATGGtacatcctcctccaaaaGATCGGCCCCGGCCTCTTCGTCCGCCTCCACGAAACACCCGACCGCACCTCCGCCTTCCGCAAATCCCCCATCATGGACCCCTGCTCCGAGCCCGTCTGCATCCTCACCCAGCTCTCCGCACCGCTCACACGACAACTCACGCACTGGGAGCGCCACGCCGTGCGCCTCcgctggagaagctggccgAAGAAGCGCCAAAAGTTCTGGCACGTACGGGCGGTAGAGCCGCAGAGGAACTGGGACCGCGTGGCCGGCCAGTTCctgctggagatggcgacGGAGCAGTTCATGCGGATTGAGTTTGCGCCGGGCGAGTACTCCTCCAATCCGGGAATGGAGTACTTCGTCATTGTGATTCAGGTGGGGgatgggaagaggagggatCCGCGGAGGGTGTCGGCGCATATTGTGAGTAGTAGGGTTCATGAGGGGATTAATGCGACGCCGTTTGAGTTTGCGTTTAGGGAGAATTTGGCGCTGCGggcggttgagaagctggggGAGAGGTCGAGTACGATTTCCATGGTTGGGTATGATATTTCTATGGGGGTGGAGGTGGTTGAGCAGGCGGACGGGGTGCCGTATCATTCTGTTTATCTTGACTGGGTGAAGAGTAAGGGTGCAGTAGATGAAGACACGTCTGGTGTGAAAGACCTTGCTTCAAAAATAGAAgtgttggaaatggcaggCTAGGAAGCTACATTTGTTGACATCACAATATAAACAAGGCTCCTTTTATAGAAGCAGCGTGACCATAGATGGTTATGCATTCACATGTGCTTATTCACATCTCGCTATGTACTTTTAAATTTCCATCCAGCTTACTTGCCGCCTGTCTTACCCGTAGGAATATAGAACAGCACAACCCTCTTGCCCTTGAGCCCAGCCTCACCGGGAGCCCAGTCGTTGAGACCCTTGTCTACTCTGTAGAAGCCCCGTCGCTCAAGTTGAATGACatcgtccttcttgagctGGCCTACGCCGCCATCACAAATAGCATCCACGAGGCTGAAggtgttggggttgaggaAGTCCTCCACAttgtcgtcttcctccagcttgtccttggtgatgaggtAGTCAAAGTCCCACAGCTCAGCAAGCACAGGCTCAAGACCCTCGGCCGACAACCAGGTGATCTTCTTGTCAGTCGACTTGAAGTCGCCTTTGAGGTTGAGCTCCATGGTCATGGTCTGGATGGGGTCCTCTGACGAGATCTCACGGACAAAAGCGTTGCCCCAGCCCATGAGGGTGATTTCCTCGTTGAgcttgaagctcttggcgTCTTCCTGGTCAATGTAGATCTCTGGGGAGTAGACAACGTCCTTCATGCCAACGTCGGGGTTCTTGGGGTGCTTGGGTCGCTTCTCCGTGACGACACCGGAGGGAACCTCGGCGCCTGTAAGCTTGACGCGAACGGTGCCAGCTCTAAGGAGAGCAGTGTGGCGAGCAACGACTGGGTCGATttccttcttgttggcaGCCCAGAAGCTGGTCCAGTCCATGGTGACGACGTTGCGGCTGGGACCCTGGCGGATAATGAAGTCTCGGAGAGCGGCAACCGTCATGCCACGGCGACGGACACCTCGGATCGTGGGCATTCGGGGATCATCCCAGCCCCAGACCTTGCCCGTATCGACGAGCTTAGCCAGCTTGCGCTTGGACAAGAAGGTCTTGATGAAGTTCATCCTTGAAAAGTCCCACATGTGAACCTGTCGAAGGCTCAGGGTGTCGAGGAACCATTGGTACTGAGGGTTACGGTCTGTGTACTCGGTGGATCGCAGAGCATGGGTGACGCCTTCGTGGCTGTCAACCACGGGACAGGCAAAGTCGTACATGGGGTAAATATTCCAGGTGCGTCCAGTTCGGTGGTGAGagttttcaatgttgcatcGGTAGATGACGGGGTCGCGCATGGCCTTGTTGGGGTCGTCGGCGGAGATCTTGGCACGGATGCAGTGAGCCAGACCCTCCTGggaagccttcttcatctcctcaaAGATTCGCAAGTTCTCCTCGACAGATCGATCGCGGCGCTTGGAAGGAATGCCGTCCATTCGCTGGGCTCGCATGGTCTCCTGGTCGGTGTCGTCGGCATAAGCCTTGCCCATCGAGATGAGCTTCTTGCACATGTCATAGAGGTACTCGAAGTAGTCGGAGGTGTAAGTCAGAGTATCGGGCTTGATACCCATGAGAGAAAGATCTTCGACAATAGCATCCTGGAATTCCTCACTCTCTTTAGCAGGGTTGGTGTCGTCGAGTCGGAGGCGCATTTGGCCCTTGTAGGCGACATGGCCAAAGTAGTCACTGAGAAGAGCAGCCTTGGCGTGTCCAATATGCAGGTAGCCTCTGTACAACATGTTAGAAATTTCGGGCCATCCCTATGAAGCCTCACGCAAACGACTTACGAAGGCTCAGGGAGGAATCGAGTCACGACGCCCTTGTCCGTATCCTGAAGAGCGAGGTTGTAGTTGGCACCGcccttgttggcaatggcctTGCCTTTGGTGGCATCCTCCTGAAGCTCAGGGTGAGTCTGCTCGACAAAGGTGAACCACCTCGTCAAATTTGGAAGACCATTACGTCTGATGAAGCCTATGGCGACCTTGTTACCACGCAATGTCTGCCaaatcttcttctcaagaTCTCCCAAAGTGTACCCCTCCAGGTAAGTTCTGAgagtcaagtgcttgtcGAGGTCCCGTAGGCGGGGCTCAATGGTGCGGAAATCTCCAGAGAGATTATTCGCGAGGGTATCGAGCTCCTCGTGCTTCATTTTCAAATTCCGGTGTCCAAAGTCGTGAGATGTATGACAGAAGCCAAGATGAGACGACTGTATATATTCCGTGAGTCAGGCCTTGTTTTCACTCTGGTGGGGTGGGCAGCATTTCAATGGAGGGGTTTGAGGGGCCAAAGGAATTCTGAGGCTTGTCCCATCTTATCGATAAGCAAACGACCAAAATTGGATGCGTGCTAGTTTTCGCGCCTAACTTCCCAGGCAAGGAGCCAGCGACACCAGGTTGGGTCTTTTTGCGCGTGACGTTCAAGGCCCCTGCTAAGAAAGTTTCCaagagcttcatcaagcaCAGCAACAATGACGGCAATCGACCGATGCTTGGCCTCGATGGCCAGGCTAAGCGTCGCACAGGTGGCGCGTCCGTCGACAACCTCAATACCAAGATTCCTTGCGCCTGCATTTGTTCAGACTCGACAGGCTTCCGTTGTCAGGATCAAAAAGGTCACCAAGAAGCGTGCCATTCCCAAAGACTTCAAACGACACAACCTCGACAAGAGACAATTTCCTCAATTTTCGCTATGCGAGGCTATGCGGTATGCTACTATTGAGAACTAACGAAATCTCATGTTGTCCAAATGCTAATTGAGCTCTCAGCGTCCTCCGAGCTGTCGAAGTTGGCCAGCCCCCTGCCTCTATCAAGTACGAAGTCCACATCAACCTCAAAACCGCACGCAACGGCCCTGTAGTCAAAAATAGCATCCGCCTCCCGCATCCCGTCCAAACCGACTGGCAGATTGCAGTAATTTGCCCCGAAGGCAGCGAGattgcaaatgcagcaaCAGCTGCTGGCGCCGTTGCCGTCGGAGAGGACACCCTTTTCGACGCTATCCGCAAGGAGAAGATCGACTTTGACCGCCTCATCTGCCATGAGAGTAGCGAGAAAGCCCTGAACAAAGCTGGGCTGGGAAAGATCCTCGGCCCCAAGGGACTGATGCCCAGCAAGAGAATGAAGACCATTGTCAGCGATGTAACCAAGTCCATCCGTGATTCGGCTGGCGCAGCCGACTACAGAGAGCGACAGGGTGTTATTCGCATGGCAATTGGACAGTTGGGATATACCCCCGATCAGCTGAAGGCCAACATCCAAGCCTTGTTAAAGAAGGTTAAGTCGGAGTGTGCTGAAATCTCAGAAGAGGTGTCCAAGGAGGTGCACGAGGTGATTCTAAGCACTACCAATGGACCCGCTCTGAGTCTTAGTGGAAAGTTCAAGGACGTTGATGGTGAGACGCAGCCTGAGGCTTTGGCTGGTGTCATGTAAGCTGGTTGTGTAGGTCGATTGAGGTAGAAACCATGTATATTGTACAATAGTCGGGTCAATGCATTGAAAAGCAATCACTTTAACTTggagccaaaaaaaaaaaaaaaaaaagcgcGTGTGGCTATCTTGGGTATCGCATGCATAATCTATTCTCTATGGCCGTTGCTTCATTTTGATTCTACTTGCCCTAGCCACCTTTGAGCGCCTTTACAGCCTCTTTCTGAGCATCTAACATGCGGTATATCGCCAAATATCTCAGAACTCTATCCTGTCCCTTGACGCCAGCTCCCTTTGCCTCCTTGAGGGCGTTCCCCAAGTCCAGCAGCAAGGTGTTCCGACATCTCGTCAGTCGTTCTTCCATTTTAATCACAAATGGATG is a window of Pochonia chlamydosporia 170 chromosome 5, whole genome shotgun sequence DNA encoding:
- a CDS encoding 60S ribosomal protein L1 precursor (similar to Metarhizium acridum CQMa 102 XP_007812393.1), whose protein sequence is MTAIDRCLASMARLSVAQVARPSTTSIPRFLAPAFVQTRQASVVRIKKVTKKRAIPKDFKRHNLDKRQFPQFSLCEAMRVLRAVEVGQPPASIKYEVHINLKTARNGPVVKNSIRLPHPVQTDWQIAVICPEGSEIANAATAAGAVAVGEDTLFDAIRKEKIDFDRLICHESSEKALNKAGLGKILGPKGLMPSKRMKTIVSDVTKSIRDSAGAADYRERQGVIRMAIGQLGYTPDQLKANIQALLKKVKSECAEISEEVSKEVHEVILSTTNGPALSLSGKFKDVDGETQPEALAGVM
- a CDS encoding het domain-containing protein (similar to Eutypa lata UCREL1 XP_007789469.1) — encoded protein: MWLINTSTLSLELFYSDATPPYAILSHTWSHDELSFQEFRALNADNKHKFEHRTGYHKVINTCEQAQKDGLPYIWIDTCCIDKTSSAELTEAINSMYTWYQGSEICYAHLEDVEIGNHSDTGDTSVSIDQVDAAFRECRWFTRGWCLQELLAPRCLWFYDKHWRVIGQRGDLSRIISRITGIPEMVLASSHGTHIHEFPIATRISWMARRHTTRVEDMSYSLLGILDINMPMLYGEGQRAFQRLQEEVIRKYNDLSIFAWTPSTISPSVTFIPVLAQSPSDFTRDISPDQENDNTNPDDHLNHRVNTQFSLTNQGIVFPSIKLYSQHQRPPFRHHYVLYLNHRDTSFRNGITRHKWYILLQKIGPGLFVRLHETPDRTSAFRKSPIMDPCSEPVCILTQLSAPLTRQLTHWERHAVRLRWRSWPKKRQKFWHVRAVEPQRNWDRVAGQFLLEMATEQFMRIEFAPGEYSSNPGMEYFVIVIQVGDGKRRDPRRVSAHIVSSRVHEGINATPFEFAFRENLALRAVEKLGERSSTISMVGYDISMGVEVVEQADGVPYHSVYLDWVKSKGAVDEDTSGVKDLASKIEVLEMAG
- a CDS encoding glutamyl-tRNA synthetase (similar to Aspergillus terreus NIH2624 XP_001208543.1) — its product is MKHEELDTLANNLSGDFRTIEPRLRDLDKHLTLRTYLEGYTLGDLEKKIWQTLRGNKVAIGFIRRNGLPNLTRWFTFVEQTHPELQEDATKGKAIANKGGANYNLALQDTDKGVVTRFLPEPSGYLHIGHAKAALLSDYFGHVAYKGQMRLRLDDTNPAKESEEFQDAIVEDLSLMGIKPDTLTYTSDYFEYLYDMCKKLISMGKAYADDTDQETMRAQRMDGIPSKRRDRSVEENLRIFEEMKKASQEGLAHCIRAKISADDPNKAMRDPVIYRCNIENSHHRTGRTWNIYPMYDFACPVVDSHEGVTHALRSTEYTDRNPQYQWFLDTLSLRQVHMWDFSRMNFIKTFLSKRKLAKLVDTGKVWGWDDPRMPTIRGVRRRGMTVAALRDFIIRQGPSRNVVTMDWTSFWAANKKEIDPVVARHTALLRAGTVRVKLTGAEVPSGVVTEKRPKHPKNPDVGMKDVVYSPEIYIDQEDAKSFKLNEEITLMGWGNAFVREISSEDPIQTMTMELNLKGDFKSTDKKITWLSAEGLEPVLAELWDFDYLITKDKLEEDDNVEDFLNPNTFSLVDAICDGGVGQLKKDDVIQLERRGFYRVDKGLNDWAPGEAGLKGKRVVLFYIPTGKTGGK